Proteins encoded within one genomic window of Methanobrevibacter arboriphilus JCM 13429 = DSM 1125:
- the pstA gene encoding phosphate ABC transporter permease PstA encodes MSGLNFQKILSPKTSQKIMNSIFVISGLVTILILIIILGYILIRGLPVVNLGFIFSNPIDSGASGGIFPMIVSSLYVTLIAGIVATPLGVGAAVYLVEFAGESKITKLIRFGAETLASIPSIVYGLFGLAFFVIAVGLGWSIISGGLVLAIMALPTIFQVSEVTISSIPSSYREGSYGLGATKWQTIYRVVLPAAIPGIVTGVILGMTRAISEAAAVMFAVGASLSMPLSIFDPGRPLPLHLYILATEGISLENAFGTAAVLVIIVLALTIITNYLVDRYQRKIMGR; translated from the coding sequence ATGAGTGGATTAAATTTTCAAAAAATATTATCTCCAAAGACTTCTCAAAAAATAATGAATTCAATCTTTGTAATTTCAGGACTCGTAACAATATTAATCTTAATAATTATATTGGGCTATATTTTGATAAGAGGCCTTCCAGTTGTAAACCTTGGATTTATATTTTCAAATCCAATTGATTCAGGAGCATCTGGTGGAATTTTCCCAATGATTGTTTCTAGTTTGTATGTTACTCTTATTGCAGGTATAGTTGCAACACCTCTTGGTGTTGGTGCTGCAGTATACCTTGTTGAATTTGCTGGTGAAAGTAAAATTACTAAACTCATTAGATTTGGTGCAGAAACTCTTGCTTCAATCCCTTCTATTGTTTATGGTTTATTCGGTTTAGCATTTTTTGTTATTGCTGTGGGATTAGGATGGTCAATCATATCTGGTGGATTAGTATTAGCTATAATGGCACTTCCAACAATATTTCAGGTTTCAGAAGTTACAATTTCTTCAATACCTAGTTCTTATCGTGAGGGTAGCTATGGATTGGGTGCAACAAAATGGCAAACAATTTATAGAGTAGTGCTTCCAGCTGCAATACCAGGTATTGTAACTGGTGTAATTCTTGGAATGACTAGAGCTATTTCAGAAGCAGCTGCAGTAATGTTTGCAGTTGGAGCATCTCTTTCGATGCCTTTATCAATATTTGATCCTGGAAGACCATTACCACTTCATTTGTATATATTAGCTACTGAAGGTATTTCTCTTGAAAATGCTTTTGGAACAGCTGCAGTTCTTGTTATAATCGTATTGGCATTAACTA
- the pstC gene encoding phosphate ABC transporter permease subunit PstC: MERNRFSEFLIEKGLFITAIFSIIIILLIVSFILIEGLPAFEDYGFFRFLFGMTWAPNDGDFGVFAMIIGSIYVTMLSLLMAVPLSLLCAIFMAEVAPNNVRRILKPVIETLSGIPSVVYGFFGLIVLVPLIRTYFGGTGFSMFTAAIILTIMVLPTIITISQDSLRAVPQEYREASFGLGATNWQTIRHIIFPAALPGIITAIILGMGRAIGETLAVIMIAGNVVQIPGSIFDPVRTLTANIALEMGYATGLHYNALFGTAIVLFLIIMILLLIANYIQHKYKVDVGGGYL, encoded by the coding sequence ATGGAAAGAAATAGATTTTCTGAATTCTTAATAGAAAAGGGGTTATTTATAACAGCTATTTTTTCTATTATTATAATTCTTCTAATTGTTTCATTTATATTAATTGAAGGACTTCCAGCTTTTGAAGATTATGGTTTCTTTCGTTTTTTATTTGGAATGACGTGGGCTCCGAATGATGGTGATTTCGGAGTTTTTGCTATGATTATAGGATCAATTTATGTGACAATGTTGTCTTTATTAATGGCTGTGCCATTATCACTTCTTTGCGCTATATTTATGGCTGAAGTAGCTCCAAACAATGTTAGACGAATTTTAAAACCAGTTATTGAGACTTTATCAGGAATTCCTTCAGTTGTTTATGGATTTTTTGGTTTAATTGTTTTAGTTCCACTCATAAGGACTTACTTTGGCGGCACTGGTTTCAGCATGTTTACTGCTGCTATTATTCTAACAATCATGGTTTTACCTACAATTATAACGATATCTCAAGATTCACTAAGAGCAGTTCCTCAAGAATATAGGGAAGCATCTTTTGGACTTGGGGCAACCAACTGGCAGACAATACGACACATCATATTTCCCGCAGCACTTCCAGGAATTATAACTGCAATAATTTTAGGAATGGGTAGAGCAATTGGGGAAACATTAGCTGTTATTATGATTGCAGGTAATGTTGTTCAAATACCAGGATCTATATTTGATCCTGTAAGAACTTTAACTGCTAATATAGCTTTAGAAATGGGTTATGCAACAGGTCTTCATTATAATGCATTATTTGGGACAGCAATAGTTCTTTTCTTAATAATCATGATACTCCTATTAATTGCAAATTATATACAACATAAATATAAGGTTGATGTTGGAGGTGGATATTTATGA
- a CDS encoding phosphate ABC transporter substrate-binding protein: protein MNSKYKGIIILAIIIILAFLLVNPGTDYERIDIVGSTSVQPLAEKLAENYMKSHDGVRIYVQGGGSGMGIRSTDQDLADIGMSSKELSLEEKKNITEVPIGKEGIVIAVSNQNNISKLSIEQIRDIFNGKITNWKELGGKSGEINVITREEGSGTRSAFESIVMDDTKIKNSAVVQSSTESVKQSVASDPNAIGFVSFAHMSEDVKPISVNGTSPSEETIYNGDYPLQRPFLFLIKGTPTGEVKNFIEWVKSPAGIEIIKEDKIIPI, encoded by the coding sequence ATGAACTCAAAATATAAGGGAATAATCATTCTTGCCATAATTATTATCTTGGCTTTTTTATTGGTTAATCCTGGCACAGACTACGAAAGAATTGATATTGTAGGTTCTACTTCTGTACAACCTTTAGCAGAGAAATTAGCAGAAAACTATATGAAATCTCATGATGGAGTAAGAATTTACGTTCAAGGTGGTGGTTCTGGAATGGGTATAAGAAGTACAGACCAAGACCTTGCAGATATTGGTATGAGTTCAAAAGAACTTTCCCTTGAGGAAAAAAAGAACATTACTGAAGTCCCAATTGGAAAAGAAGGTATTGTAATAGCTGTAAGTAATCAGAATAATATTTCAAAACTGTCTATAGAACAAATAAGAGATATTTTCAATGGAAAAATAACTAATTGGAAAGAGTTAGGTGGAAAATCCGGAGAAATTAATGTTATAACTCGTGAAGAGGGATCTGGTACAAGATCTGCCTTTGAATCTATTGTTATGGATGATACAAAGATAAAAAATTCTGCTGTTGTTCAAAGTTCTACTGAATCTGTAAAACAATCTGTTGCAAGTGATCCTAATGCTATTGGGTTTGTTTCTTTTGCACATATGAGTGAGGACGTTAAACCAATCTCTGTAAATGGCACTTCACCTTCTGAAGAAACAATTTATAATGGGGACTATCCTTTACAAAGGCCTTTCTTGTTTCTTATTAAAGGAACTCCTACTGGTGAAGTAAAAAATTTTATTGAATGGGTTAAATCTCCTGCTGGAATTGAAATTATTAAAGAAGATAAAATAATTCCTATTTGA
- a CDS encoding phosphate ABC transporter substrate-binding protein has protein sequence MKKNNIILIIVVVAIIAVVAMVFATGGSATTIDVVGSTSVQPVAEKLAETYQSSHPDLKINVQGGGSSVGIKSAQDGTADIGTSSKELKDDEKKGLTEYTLGQDGIVIAVNNNNSVSGLTTEQLKDIYSGKITNWNEVGGSDAPIHLITREDGSGTLDAFEAIVMGKDTKIKSDAIVQSSTEAVKQSVKQDPDAIGFVSYAHMSDDVKALTIGGVAPSDVTIGDGSYELQRPFIFLVKGTPTGDVKEFIDWVMSSEGTKVLNDEKIVKSSNQSSSS, from the coding sequence ATGAAAAAAAATAATATAATTCTAATAATAGTTGTTGTTGCTATAATAGCTGTGGTTGCAATGGTATTTGCAACTGGTGGTAGTGCTACTACTATTGATGTTGTTGGATCAACATCTGTCCAGCCTGTTGCAGAAAAACTTGCTGAAACTTATCAATCATCTCACCCTGATCTCAAAATTAATGTTCAAGGTGGAGGTTCAAGTGTAGGTATTAAAAGTGCTCAAGATGGAACTGCTGATATTGGTACAAGTTCTAAGGAGTTAAAAGATGATGAAAAGAAAGGTTTAACTGAATATACTCTTGGTCAAGATGGTATTGTTATAGCTGTAAATAATAATAATTCTGTATCTGGTCTTACAACTGAACAACTTAAAGATATTTATTCTGGTAAAATAACTAATTGGAATGAAGTTGGAGGTTCAGATGCACCGATTCATTTAATAACTCGTGAAGATGGTTCAGGTACATTAGATGCATTTGAAGCTATTGTAATGGGTAAAGATACAAAGATAAAATCTGATGCAATTGTTCAAAGTTCTACTGAAGCTGTTAAACAATCTGTTAAACAAGATCCTGATGCTATTGGTTTTGTATCATATGCACATATGAGTGATGATGTCAAAGCATTAACTATTGGTGGCGTTGCTCCTAGTGATGTTACAATAGGTGATGGTTCTTATGAATTACAAAGACCATTCATTTTCCTTGTTAAAGGAACTCCTACTGGTGATGTAAAAGAGTTTATCGATTGGGTAATGAGTTCTGAAGGAACAAAAGTTTTAAATGATGAAAAGATTGTAAAATCTTCTAATCAATCTTCTTCCAGTTAA
- a CDS encoding 2TM domain-containing protein, protein MEDYDKNSYYNAKKRVKEVKIFYKSLISYIIINIFLFVINLIFSPGFWWFLFVVAIWGIFIVLQFLRIFVFKNKIFGEDWEDKKIKEYMDNDKKQ, encoded by the coding sequence ATGGAAGATTATGATAAAAATAGCTATTATAATGCTAAAAAAAGAGTAAAAGAAGTTAAAATCTTTTATAAAAGCTTAATTTCATATATTATAATAAATATCTTTTTATTCGTGATAAATTTAATTTTTTCACCAGGATTTTGGTGGTTTTTATTTGTAGTTGCTATATGGGGGATATTTATAGTATTACAATTTTTAAGAATATTCGTTTTTAAAAATAAAATATTTGGGGAAGATTGGGAAGATAAAAAAATAAAAGAATATATGGATAATGATAAAAAACAATGA
- a CDS encoding PhoU domain-containing protein — MKKKNKTLKDILDIILYDNPATQDEIAQKLGVSRRYVTQLLKPLIDKKIVKRAYILDLKKYEEFAEPIGEDFSSKDHSATFLIKGMLQTMEEHVLKQLKTAFTALIENNIDKAELAMEMDYTTNNMFEKIRSSVDTVVSIDPSTQFSKTLIFNEIAYDLERIGDYSDHFSKFTINENTDEVNEVILDLLKSMYKSINKMIQNSMKAFLNGELSLKGDIMDLEEKIHSLQKKALNCIAIEMAETSFEDKTESTYYIYLSRLVKSFERIGDICVEILDAATEFHKNIPRPTVPRSFRK, encoded by the coding sequence ATGAAAAAAAAGAATAAAACTCTTAAAGATATATTGGATATTATATTATATGATAATCCTGCTACTCAGGATGAAATTGCTCAAAAGCTAGGTGTAAGTAGGCGTTATGTCACTCAATTACTTAAACCTTTAATAGATAAAAAAATTGTAAAAAGAGCATATATTCTTGACTTAAAGAAATATGAAGAATTTGCTGAACCGATTGGGGAAGATTTTTCATCAAAAGACCATTCTGCTACATTTTTAATTAAAGGAATGTTACAAACTATGGAGGAACATGTTTTAAAACAATTAAAAACAGCATTCACTGCTTTAATAGAAAATAACATTGATAAAGCAGAATTAGCAATGGAGATGGATTATACAACTAATAATATGTTTGAAAAAATACGATCTTCAGTTGATACTGTTGTCAGTATTGATCCTTCTACTCAATTTTCAAAAACACTTATTTTTAATGAGATTGCTTATGATTTAGAACGTATTGGTGATTATTCTGATCATTTTTCAAAGTTTACTATAAATGAAAATACTGATGAAGTTAATGAAGTTATTCTAGATTTATTAAAATCTATGTATAAATCTATAAATAAAATGATACAAAATTCTATGAAGGCTTTTTTAAATGGAGAATTATCCCTTAAAGGAGATATTATGGATCTTGAAGAGAAAATTCATAGTTTACAGAAAAAAGCTCTTAATTGTATAGCTATTGAGATGGCTGAAACTTCATTTGAAGATAAAACTGAATCTACTTATTATATTTATCTATCTCGGCTTGTTAAATCATTTGAGAGGATTGGAGATATCTGTGTTGAAATATTAGATGCTGCGACTGAATTTCACAAGAATATTCCTCGCCCTACTGTTCCAAGGAGCTTTAGAAAATAA
- a CDS encoding CvpA family protein, translating to MSKSFDIIMAGLISGIVALTTSFLGLAGTVIGAVLGAILYQVLSIFIKEPLKNSTIRKVENSLVFIIPLVLIAIFLVIFIIALLHSYLIYYPDFLNIFIQLEQLTNNNLVRFMGIGLILMGVYPLIQPKMIKREYGFIILILGIVLLIRGLLDLNPELFYLYTNLLTFFDVFLVIGIFLVLIFIIIKIFLESVSLYMGRNSGLNIFNSKSGNINNTNDQDDEGNIDYRSIEYKYMNYDNMDYDDLNNITNDLDNNLDKDLNLNKNSNKDLDKNFDKDLNKDRNKDLDKDFDSKINQFDNNKKIDKKNFNQSNKDQYNNNVNHKIISSNEVIKSSKVKDSNKTIKSNKTSTMSKNRKYFKR from the coding sequence ATGTCTAAATCTTTTGATATAATAATGGCAGGATTAATATCTGGTATAGTTGCTTTAACAACCTCTTTTTTAGGTCTTGCTGGAACTGTTATAGGGGCAGTTTTAGGAGCTATATTATATCAAGTGCTCTCTATATTCATAAAAGAACCTCTTAAAAATTCTACTATACGTAAAGTTGAAAATAGTCTGGTATTTATCATACCATTAGTGTTAATAGCTATTTTTTTAGTAATCTTTATAATAGCTTTGCTCCATTCCTATTTAATATACTATCCTGACTTTTTAAATATCTTTATTCAATTAGAACAGCTTACTAATAATAATCTTGTTAGATTTATGGGTATTGGCTTAATTTTAATGGGTGTTTATCCTTTAATTCAACCTAAAATGATTAAAAGAGAATATGGTTTTATAATTCTTATTTTAGGAATTGTTTTATTGATTAGGGGTCTTTTAGATCTTAATCCAGAACTATTTTACTTGTACACTAATTTATTAACCTTTTTTGATGTATTTTTAGTCATAGGTATCTTTTTAGTCTTAATATTTATAATAATTAAAATATTCTTAGAATCAGTGTCATTGTATATGGGAAGAAATAGTGGTTTGAATATATTTAATTCTAAATCAGGAAATATAAATAATACTAATGATCAGGATGATGAGGGAAATATTGATTATAGAAGTATAGAATATAAATATATGAATTATGATAATATGGATTATGATGATTTAAACAATATAACTAATGATTTGGATAATAATTTGGATAAGGATCTGAATTTAAATAAGAATTCAAATAAAGATCTTGATAAAAATTTTGATAAAGATTTAAATAAAGACCGGAATAAGGATTTGGATAAGGATTTTGATAGTAAAATTAATCAATTTGATAATAATAAAAAAATTGATAAAAAAAATTTTAATCAATCAAATAAAGATCAATATAATAATAATGTAAATCACAAAATTATATCTTCTAATGAAGTTATAAAATCTAGTAAAGTTAAAGACTCTAATAAAACTATTAAATCTAATAAAACTAGTACTATGTCTAAGAATAGAAAATATTTCAAGCGTTGA
- a CDS encoding 4Fe-4S binding protein — MKINMSECGVCEICIESCPLGLIKKKGFKMIIQEGCKNCGECQEVCPMGCIIEDEEDID, encoded by the coding sequence ATGAAAATTAACATGTCAGAATGTGGAGTATGTGAAATATGCATTGAATCATGTCCACTAGGATTAATAAAAAAGAAAGGGTTTAAAATGATTATCCAAGAAGGATGCAAAAATTGTGGAGAATGTCAAGAAGTATGTCCTATGGGATGTATCATTGAAGATGAAGAAGATATAGATTAA
- a CDS encoding oligosaccharide repeat unit polymerase family protein codes for MSGLYSITTYLSRKIEKIFRKSLLFTVIFSFARFIENQWVNSYFKGLYPNEKFLSFFKKNKIVKNHIFHPIIIILTFSIFLILSLSPISFDLQISIAIAFISFIVGSVIIPKYFFKNYTKDSFIKFNPKDVYSIGFCLILIGVLFFFLSIASVGGVPLLKPSLRYGLKPILTMPVFLMIPGIGLIGSVYLDKFKRGILSRSQARFRFLVLVAFSGFFLFSLGYRTPIIASLLMMIIMGYYGKILAVWEVVIGAFAGVILIIGIGYFRSIEELTITSYTSPFYTLQSRADFTLNVLNLLNYISGNFGIKHGALTLSAIPSSSDLGPRMMIGQLIAWRTEVTVTPTLIGPMLVDFGKFGVAVGMGLLGFILGIGYKILQKTKDAFYIALYGLLLTYTILGVETGILDIQVIIYFFLGFFIYLANILKKTLQK; via the coding sequence ATGAGTGGATTATATTCAATAACTACATATTTAAGTAGAAAAATTGAAAAAATATTTAGAAAATCACTTTTATTTACTGTTATCTTTTCGTTTGCAAGATTTATAGAAAATCAGTGGGTAAATAGTTATTTTAAAGGTTTATACCCTAATGAAAAATTTTTAAGTTTCTTTAAAAAAAATAAGATAGTTAAAAATCATATTTTCCACCCTATCATAATTATTTTAACCTTTTCAATATTTTTAATATTATCTCTTAGCCCAATATCCTTTGATTTACAGATTAGTATAGCTATTGCTTTCATTTCATTTATTGTTGGTTCGGTTATTATACCAAAATATTTTTTTAAAAATTATACTAAAGACTCATTTATAAAATTTAATCCAAAAGATGTATATTCAATAGGCTTTTGTCTGATTTTAATAGGAGTTCTATTTTTCTTTCTCAGTATTGCATCAGTTGGAGGAGTTCCACTCCTTAAACCTTCCCTACGTTATGGTTTAAAGCCAATACTAACTATGCCAGTGTTTTTAATGATACCTGGAATAGGACTTATAGGATCTGTTTATTTAGATAAATTTAAAAGGGGAATTTTAAGTAGAAGTCAAGCAAGATTTAGATTTTTAGTTCTTGTAGCTTTCAGTGGGTTCTTTTTATTTTCTTTAGGATATAGAACCCCAATAATAGCTTCTTTATTGATGATGATAATCATGGGTTATTATGGTAAAATTCTAGCTGTATGGGAAGTAGTTATAGGAGCATTTGCAGGAGTTATACTAATTATTGGAATTGGATACTTCCGTTCAATTGAAGAATTAACAATAACCAGTTATACTAGTCCATTTTACACTTTGCAAAGTAGAGCTGACTTTACACTGAATGTGTTAAATCTATTGAATTATATCTCTGGAAATTTTGGAATTAAACATGGAGCATTGACACTTAGTGCGATTCCTAGTAGTAGTGATTTAGGACCTAGGATGATGATTGGTCAATTAATAGCCTGGAGAACTGAAGTAACAGTGACTCCTACTCTTATAGGCCCAATGCTAGTTGATTTTGGTAAATTTGGAGTTGCTGTTGGAATGGGGCTTTTAGGGTTTATATTGGGAATTGGATATAAAATATTACAAAAAACCAAGGACGCATTTTACATAGCATTATATGGATTACTTCTAACCTATACAATATTAGGAGTTGAAACTGGAATACTTGATATTCAAGTTATTATTTACTTTTTCTTGGGTTTTTTTATATATTTAGCTAATATTTTAAAAAAAACATTACAAAAATAG
- a CDS encoding methylated-DNA--[protein]-cysteine S-methyltransferase: MENIKAYCKNGKVMKVSLNGDLIDYKTEKEIIEEELIECKDLEDLIKKSIHENIDFSEYIDLSNLKSTEFEKKVYIETMKIQRGEVKTYKEIGDNIGSKGYRAVGNALNKNPIPIIIPCHRVIGSNMKLTGFNGGINLKKEILINEGIKVKNDKVIL; encoded by the coding sequence ATGGAAAATATTAAAGCATATTGTAAAAATGGGAAAGTAATGAAAGTATCCTTGAATGGAGACTTAATTGATTATAAAACTGAAAAAGAAATAATAGAAGAAGAATTAATAGAATGTAAAGATTTAGAAGATTTGATAAAAAAATCAATACATGAAAATATAGATTTTTCAGAATATATTGACTTAAGCAACCTTAAATCAACTGAATTCGAGAAAAAAGTGTATATTGAAACAATGAAAATACAAAGAGGAGAAGTAAAAACATATAAAGAAATAGGAGATAATATTGGAAGTAAAGGATATAGAGCTGTTGGAAATGCATTAAACAAAAATCCAATACCAATAATAATTCCTTGTCATAGAGTAATTGGCTCTAATATGAAATTAACTGGTTTCAATGGAGGGATAAATCTTAAAAAAGAAATACTCATTAATGAAGGGATAAAAGTAAAAAATGATAAAGTTATATTATAA
- a CDS encoding 4Fe-4S dicluster domain-containing protein, with amino-acid sequence MKTLMVTDPQMCTECEACINACKKTYGTARARKTDSIPIFCMHCHPDKAPCRRICPHNAIEVIDGEDGETLIVNEENCILCKLCAIACPIGIISFDKEKKSAEKCTLCLESDNIIPACVEACKDNVLNVFSIEDLQELKNDENLTEELQEAIKTFKSKSN; translated from the coding sequence ATGAAAACACTTATGGTCACAGACCCTCAAATGTGTACTGAATGTGAAGCCTGTATTAATGCATGTAAAAAAACTTATGGAACTGCTAGAGCAAGAAAAACTGATTCAATTCCTATATTTTGTATGCATTGTCATCCTGATAAAGCTCCTTGTCGTAGAATTTGCCCTCATAATGCTATTGAGGTCATTGATGGTGAAGATGGGGAGACATTAATTGTTAATGAAGAAAATTGTATATTATGTAAATTATGTGCAATTGCATGTCCTATAGGGATTATATCATTCGATAAAGAGAAAAAATCAGCTGAAAAATGTACACTTTGCTTAGAATCTGATAATATAATTCCTGCATGTGTTGAAGCTTGTAAAGATAATGTTTTAAATGTATTTTCTATTGAAGATCTTCAAGAACTTAAAAATGATGAGAACTTGACTGAAGAACTTCAAGAAGCTATTAAAACTTTTAAATCTAAGTCTAATTAA
- the acsC gene encoding acetyl-CoA decarbonylase/synthase complex subunit gamma — protein MAKVTAMDVYKLLPQTNCEDCGEASCMAFATKLSEKEADLTLCTELSDKKFKKLDDLLAPAVKEIIIGKDEKAKIIGGDEVLYRYEESYYNQTVLAVDVPDDLDDSDFEKRIKQIEDLEFERTGESLKLDAIALRNKSGDPEKFANCAKKLKSSKYPVFLVTFDPIAMEKALAFIGDDRPLIYAATKDNIFDMADLATKYQCPITVFSPGDIEKMKDLVFTLRSNGVEDIVLDPGTLTGDAIGDTLDNFVMSRRLAVEDKDEDFRYPLLGVPALVRLNNEEDDDIKKGTMEATIASTLMNKYADVLILKGNEIWELIPILTLRQSLYTDPRKPQAVDPGIYEFGDVDENSAVLLTTNFSLTYYTVEGDLKSGDANCYLLVLDTVGKAVDVAIAGGQFDGESVADLVKETGIEDMVKTRKLIIPGLAAPLSGEIEDETGWNVMVGPRDSSAVPDFIDEKF, from the coding sequence ATGGCTAAGGTTACTGCAATGGATGTTTATAAATTATTGCCTCAAACTAATTGTGAAGATTGTGGGGAAGCAAGCTGTATGGCTTTTGCAACTAAATTATCTGAAAAAGAAGCTGATTTAACTTTATGTACTGAATTGTCAGATAAAAAATTTAAAAAACTTGATGATTTACTTGCTCCTGCTGTTAAAGAAATTATAATTGGAAAAGACGAAAAAGCTAAGATAATTGGTGGAGATGAAGTTCTTTATAGATATGAAGAATCTTATTATAATCAGACTGTTTTAGCTGTTGATGTTCCAGATGATTTGGATGATTCTGATTTTGAGAAAAGAATTAAACAGATTGAAGATCTCGAATTTGAAAGAACTGGTGAATCACTCAAACTTGATGCAATAGCTTTAAGAAACAAATCGGGAGATCCTGAAAAATTTGCAAATTGTGCTAAAAAACTCAAATCTTCTAAGTATCCTGTATTTTTAGTTACTTTTGACCCAATAGCTATGGAAAAGGCACTTGCATTTATTGGTGATGATCGTCCTTTAATTTATGCTGCAACAAAGGATAATATATTTGATATGGCTGATTTAGCTACTAAATATCAATGTCCTATTACTGTATTTTCACCAGGAGATATTGAAAAGATGAAAGATTTAGTTTTCACTCTTAGGTCTAATGGAGTTGAAGATATTGTTCTTGATCCTGGTACTCTTACTGGTGATGCTATTGGTGATACTTTAGATAATTTTGTTATGAGTAGAAGGTTAGCTGTTGAAGATAAGGATGAAGACTTTAGATATCCTTTACTTGGTGTTCCAGCGTTAGTTAGATTAAATAATGAAGAAGATGATGATATTAAAAAAGGAACTATGGAAGCAACTATAGCATCTACTTTAATGAATAAATATGCTGATGTTCTTATCCTTAAAGGTAATGAAATTTGGGAGCTTATTCCTATACTTACTCTAAGACAAAGTTTATACACTGATCCAAGAAAACCTCAAGCAGTTGATCCAGGAATATATGAATTTGGTGATGTTGATGAGAATTCTGCTGTTTTGCTTACTACAAATTTCTCTTTAACATATTATACTGTTGAAGGAGATTTAAAATCTGGAGATGCAAACTGTTATCTACTTGTTCTTGATACTGTAGGTAAAGCTGTAGATGTAGCTATAGCTGGAGGACAATTTGATGGGGAATCTGTAGCTGATTTAGTTAAGGAAACTGGAATAGAAGACATGGTTAAAACAAGAAAATTAATAATTCCAGGTTTAGCTGCTCCGTTAAGTGGTGAAATTGAGGATGAAACTGGTTGGAATGTTATGGTTGGTCCAAGAGATTCATCTGCTGTCCCTGATTTTATAGATGAAAAATTTTAA